In the genome of Calothrix sp. PCC 6303, the window TCACCCCAAATTTGATTGTCGAGGAAATAGTTTTGAGCTTGTGGTAGTGATGTTTGTAATGATAAAGGTTCTGCCGATGGCGATGTTTGATTTTTTTGACTGACTTGTTGCTGATTATTACAAGCTAGTAGAGGTAAACAGCAAAGATAAGTCGTAAGGATTAGCTTTGCTAATTTATTGGGAAGCTGATGTTTATATTGCATTATTTCACGGGATGTGCAACTTTTAAAAGATATTACATTACAATGTAGCTTTTCGAGAAATAGCTCGTTCCGAAAAAAAACCACCCGTCGGTAAATCCAGTATCAAACGTGGCATTATTTGATGGCTGGTTGTTAGAGTCGATGTGGGGTATTATCCCCAGCACCTCTCTGTTAGAACCGTGCGTACGCATTTCTGTGTACACGGCTCCCGATATTCTTAAGGGATAATCCTTTTGCTCATGTGTATATAATCATGACAAGATTCGTGTATTGCTAGAAGATTTTTAGGTTTCCAGTTGTCATGATTTTCGTCAATGTGATGTAGATGTACTCGTTCTTCACTCGTAAATTTTAGTCCACAGTGACCACATGTATGGTTTTGCTTTTGTAAAGCTTTAGAGGTTGCTCCGTCATATAATTTACTGTTGCGTTCGCTCCAGTAGATTAAGTCTCCATCGTAGGGGGATTTATTTCCTTTGACCATGACATAACTGAATTCGGAGTAAGGGACTGCGGGAAATGCTTTTTCAATCAACTTCGTTGTTGATTCTCGCGTTAGCTTCGTCTCCTTGTTGAAGATTTTCCATGTTCTGAGTCTGGTGTGCCAGAGTGAAAACCTTGACCCGTCCATTTTGCAGAAGCGATGGTAGTTTCTCCATCCTCTAACTATAGGCGCTAGCTTTTTGGCTTTTACCTTAGAACCATAATTGGAGCAGTTAATAATAGCTTTTAATTTCTGACGGAATTTTTTGAAGTTGTCCTTTGAAGGGGTACTTCTGAATTTTCCGTTACTTTGCACTTTAAAGTGCCAGCCAAGGAAATCGAAGCCATCTGTCGCAGCGGTTATCTTGGTTTTCTTTTCGCTTACTTTCATTCCTCTTGCTGCTAAAAAACTGTCAATATCGGCAAGTATTTTTTGTGCATCGTCTTGAGGTCTGATTATTATTACCATGTCATCCGCGTAGCGTATTGATGGTTCTGTAATATCTTTTCCTGCGGTTTTGTTAGTAATTTTAGAACCATTTCTGTGGTATCTGTGAATACTTTCAATTCCGTTTAAGGCGATGTTAGCTAAGAGTGGACTCACGACTCCACCTTGTGGTGTACCTTGTTCTGGAAATTCCGGGTTTATTCCGGCTTTTAGGCATCGGAATATTCCTAATTTAACCCCTTTTGGGGCGATAAGATTTTCCATTATAGATGTGTGTGATA includes:
- a CDS encoding group II intron reverse transcriptase/maturase; its protein translation is MIRHSHETSESWKNLPWKKFRKELFRLQKRVFKAVEAGNKQKARFLQKLILKSCAARFLAIRQVSQLNAGKKTAGIDGKKSLTFRERFELSELLKASCNNWKHQGLREIPIPKKDGTTRMLKIPTMADRAWQCLAKYALEPAHEATFHARSYGFRSGRSAHDAQTVLLTHLRSNNNGINKRVIELDIEKCFDRISHTSIMENLIAPKGVKLGIFRCLKAGINPEFPEQGTPQGGVVSPLLANIALNGIESIHRYHRNGSKITNKTAGKDITEPSIRYADDMVIIIRPQDDAQKILADIDSFLAARGMKVSEKKTKITAATDGFDFLGWHFKVQSNGKFRSTPSKDNFKKFRQKLKAIINCSNYGSKVKAKKLAPIVRGWRNYHRFCKMDGSRFSLWHTRLRTWKIFNKETKLTRESTTKLIEKAFPAVPYSEFSYVMVKGNKSPYDGDLIYWSERNSKLYDGATSKALQKQNHTCGHCGLKFTSEERVHLHHIDENHDNWKPKNLLAIHESCHDYIHMSKRIIP